TATCTCATCTAATACAGTGTTTCGCGTCATAAGAACGCTTTCCCGATCTGCTGAAAGGACATCTCTACCCAAAATCATGCCGTCCTCTGCTGATTCAACTTTTATCCTTTTCATGCCGTCACCACCTTAAATTTATCCAAACTAATTATATCATAGAAAAATACGGTATGACTAGGATATATGCAAAATTAGCCATAGAGGAATTATACTCTAGATCACTATAATCAGTTTCTACAACTTATATCAGCATGTAATTTCAATTCGGTTTCCATCTGGATCTAATATTACACTTTCAAAATATCCATCTCCTGTAGTTCTAGGCTCACCTACAACTTCATAACCATCACACCTTATCCTCTCAGTCAATTCTATAACATCATCCTTCGTACCTACATTCATAGCTAAGTGACTATATCCTAAATATTGACTATCAGATTTTTCAATCTCTAAAATGCCATCCATATTCATTATCTCAAGTCTACTTCCATCATCAAAACTTAAAAAATATGATCTAAATCCCTTGGTTTTATTATGATACCCATCATTAGCCTTTGCTCTAAAATACTTAATATAAAAATCTTTTAACCGCTCTATGTCCTTTGACCAAATTGCAATATGTTCTATTTTTTCTTTAAATAC
The Tissierellales bacterium genome window above contains:
- a CDS encoding VOC family protein, producing the protein MIRVFKEKIEHIAIWSKDIERLKDFYIKYFRAKANDGYHNKTKGFRSYFLSFDDGSRLEIMNMDGILEIEKSDSQYLGYSHLAMNVGTKDDVIELTERIRCDGYEVVGEPRTTGDGYFESVILDPDGNRIEITC